A region of Mesorhizobium sp. AR02 DNA encodes the following proteins:
- a CDS encoding glucokinase: MPSVSDTDTSLRFPILIGDIGGTNARFSIVLDANSEPTEPQIVQTANFNTIDEAIQAAVLDRSSVRPNSAVLAVAGPVDGDEIELTNCPWVVKPRQMFASLGLSDIVVLNDFEAQALAVVALGEEHMEKIGGGMPEPNAGRVVLGPGTGLGVAGLVYALRHWIPVPGEGGHMDIGPRSPRDFEVFPHIEKLEGRISGEQILCGRGLVNVYRAVAKADGKPSPFTTPAEVTGAALAKTDPVAQEALETFVTCLGRTAGDLALVFMSRGGVFLTGGIAQKIVPALKAGNFRAAFEDKAPHSALMRTMPVYVITHPLAALLGLAAYARNPSLFGVQTAGRRWQA; this comes from the coding sequence ATGCCAAGCGTAAGCGATACCGACACGTCGTTGCGGTTTCCAATCCTGATAGGCGACATTGGCGGCACCAATGCGCGCTTTTCGATCGTGCTCGACGCCAATTCCGAACCGACCGAGCCGCAAATCGTCCAGACCGCCAATTTCAACACCATCGACGAGGCGATCCAGGCGGCGGTGCTCGACCGCTCGTCGGTGCGCCCCAATTCGGCGGTGCTGGCGGTGGCCGGTCCGGTCGACGGCGACGAGATCGAGCTCACCAACTGCCCGTGGGTCGTCAAGCCGAGGCAGATGTTCGCCAGCCTGGGCCTGAGCGACATTGTCGTGCTCAACGATTTCGAGGCGCAGGCGCTGGCCGTCGTCGCGCTCGGCGAAGAGCATATGGAAAAGATCGGCGGCGGTATGCCGGAGCCCAATGCCGGCCGCGTCGTGCTGGGTCCCGGTACCGGTCTCGGCGTCGCCGGGCTGGTCTATGCCTTGCGCCACTGGATTCCGGTGCCCGGCGAGGGCGGCCATATGGACATCGGCCCGCGCTCACCGCGCGATTTCGAGGTTTTCCCGCACATCGAGAAGCTTGAGGGCCGCATTTCCGGCGAGCAGATCCTGTGTGGGCGCGGCCTCGTCAACGTCTACCGGGCGGTGGCCAAGGCAGACGGCAAGCCGTCGCCCTTCACCACGCCGGCCGAGGTCACCGGTGCGGCCTTGGCCAAGACCGATCCGGTGGCGCAAGAAGCGCTGGAGACCTTCGTCACATGCCTCGGGCGCACCGCCGGCGATCTTGCCCTGGTGTTCATGAGCCGTGGCGGTGTGTTCTTGACCGGCGGCATCGCGCAAAAGATTGTGCCGGCGCTGAAAGCAGGCAATTTCCGCGCCGCCTTCGAGGACAAGGCGCCGCACAGCGCGCTGATGCGCACCATGCCCGTCTATGTCATCACCCACCCGCTGGCAGCACTTCTCGGCCTTGCCGCCTACGCCCGAAACCCGTCGCTGTTCGGCGTCCAGACGGCGGGCCGCCGCTGGCAGGCCTAG
- the mepA gene encoding penicillin-insensitive murein endopeptidase: protein MKTAMRPYFGKSSLSAAALGLLALTGLAVQPASAEERAKDLFGAEKLPTATAAQSIGFYSKGCFAGGVAIPMDGPTWEVMRPSRNRRWGHPAMIALIEKLSRDAAADGWPGLLIGDIAQPRGGPMMTGHASHQIGLDADIWLTPMPSRPLSTAQRESMSATLMVDEKTHLVKDALWTPQHTALLKRAASYPEVERILVNPGIKKKLCDTVKGDRTWLRKIRPFWGHDYHFHMRIGCQPGSPNCKAQEATPDDEGCGKPLAWWFTEEPWRPNKNPDAPKARDVMTMANLPKECRAVLEAPGPASAEAATYHGGAVPVVVAAPEPEAPSQPASTAGGGDLPGAANAFAATPRMGAPVPRPRPPAN, encoded by the coding sequence ATGAAGACAGCGATGCGTCCATATTTCGGCAAATCGTCACTGTCGGCGGCCGCTCTTGGCCTGCTTGCCTTGACCGGTCTCGCCGTGCAGCCCGCAAGCGCGGAGGAGCGGGCAAAGGACCTGTTCGGCGCCGAGAAACTGCCGACCGCGACTGCGGCGCAGTCGATCGGCTTCTATTCCAAGGGCTGTTTTGCCGGCGGCGTCGCCATTCCCATGGACGGCCCGACCTGGGAAGTGATGCGGCCCTCGCGCAACCGCCGCTGGGGTCATCCGGCGATGATCGCCCTGATCGAGAAACTGTCGCGCGACGCCGCCGCCGATGGCTGGCCGGGCCTTCTGATCGGCGACATCGCGCAGCCACGCGGCGGCCCGATGATGACCGGCCACGCCTCGCACCAGATCGGCCTCGACGCCGACATCTGGCTGACGCCGATGCCCAGCCGTCCGCTGTCGACGGCGCAGCGCGAATCGATGAGCGCCACCTTGATGGTCGACGAGAAGACGCATCTGGTGAAGGACGCGCTGTGGACGCCGCAGCATACGGCGCTTCTGAAGCGGGCGGCGAGCTACCCCGAGGTCGAGCGCATCCTGGTCAATCCCGGCATCAAGAAAAAACTCTGCGACACGGTCAAGGGCGACCGCACCTGGCTGCGCAAGATCCGGCCGTTCTGGGGCCACGACTATCATTTCCACATGCGCATCGGCTGCCAGCCGGGTTCGCCCAATTGCAAGGCGCAGGAGGCAACGCCCGATGATGAGGGCTGCGGCAAGCCGCTGGCCTGGTGGTTCACTGAGGAGCCTTGGCGGCCCAACAAGAACCCGGACGCGCCGAAGGCCCGTGATGTGATGACCATGGCCAACCTGCCCAAGGAATGCCGCGCCGTGCTCGAAGCGCCAGGCCCGGCCTCGGCCGAGGCGGCGACCTACCACGGCGGCGCCGTGCCGGTCGTGGTCGCGGCACCCGAACCGGAAGCGCCGTCGCAGCCTGCCAGCACCGCCGGTGGCGGCGACTTGCCAGGCGCGGCAAATGCTTTCGCGGCGACGCCCAGAATGGGCGCCCCCGTTCCGCGGCCACGGCCACCCGCGAACTGA
- a CDS encoding SDR family oxidoreductase: MSERQVFIFGAGYSGKAFARANPGAATIFGTTRSPEKFEGLRQAGIAPLLFDGALSGEIGEALKKTTHLVISVAPEEAGDPVLNAARDAIAGMPALEWIGYLSTVGVYGDYGGAWVNEKTTCRPVSKRSVMRVEAEQAWLKLGEEIGRPVAVLRLSGIYGPGRNALVNLENGTARRLVKPDQVFNRIHCDDIAGALWQLIEANKGGIFNVTDDEPAPPQDVVAYAASLMGVAPPPEIPFDTAQLSPMARSFYGENKRVANAAIKAAGYSLRFPDYRAAFDHMWAKGDWRDGEARSPMKR, from the coding sequence ATGAGCGAAAGACAGGTCTTCATCTTCGGTGCCGGCTATTCCGGCAAGGCTTTTGCCCGCGCCAATCCGGGCGCCGCCACGATTTTCGGCACGACGCGTTCGCCGGAGAAATTCGAGGGGCTGCGCCAGGCCGGCATCGCACCGCTGCTGTTCGACGGCGCGCTGAGCGGCGAAATCGGCGAGGCGCTGAAGAAAACGACGCATCTGGTGATTTCGGTCGCCCCCGAAGAAGCCGGCGACCCCGTCTTGAATGCCGCCCGGGACGCAATCGCAGGGATGCCGGCGCTGGAATGGATCGGCTATCTCTCAACCGTCGGCGTCTATGGCGACTATGGCGGCGCCTGGGTCAACGAAAAGACCACGTGCCGGCCGGTGTCGAAACGCTCCGTCATGCGGGTCGAGGCCGAGCAGGCGTGGCTGAAGCTCGGCGAGGAGATCGGCCGGCCTGTGGCAGTCCTGCGCCTGTCCGGCATTTACGGCCCGGGCCGCAACGCGCTGGTCAATCTGGAAAACGGCACCGCGCGGCGACTGGTCAAGCCGGACCAGGTGTTCAACCGCATCCATTGCGACGACATTGCCGGGGCGCTCTGGCAGCTTATCGAAGCCAACAAGGGCGGCATTTTCAACGTCACCGACGATGAGCCGGCGCCGCCGCAGGATGTCGTAGCCTATGCCGCGTCGCTGATGGGCGTCGCGCCGCCGCCGGAGATTCCCTTCGACACTGCCCAACTTTCGCCCATGGCGCGGTCCTTCTATGGCGAGAACAAGCGTGTCGCCAATGCGGCGATCAAGGCGGCGGGCTATTCCCTGCGCTTTCCGGACTACCGCGCCGCCTTTGACCATATGTGGGCAAAAGGCGACTGGCGCGACGGCGAGGCGCGCAGCCCGATGAAGCGCTGA
- the queG gene encoding tRNA epoxyqueuosine(34) reductase QueG: protein MRTSTSDAAKLRALIDAEAQRAGFDAIAVTTPDAIPLAPARLAEFVADGFHGSMGWIAETIARRSEPSTLWPEVRSIVVLAMNYGPDHDPRDLQARHDRGAISVYAQNRDYHDVMKGRLKEIAGKIVARAGGDVKVFVDTAPVMEKPLAEAAGLGWQGKHTNLVSREHGSWLFLGTIFTTAELAPDRAEIDHCGSCRACLDACPTDAFPAPYRLDARRCISYLTIENKGPIPHEFREAIGNRIYGCDDCLAACPWNKFARAASEAKLAARYDLREPPLADLLELDDAAFRAFFSGSPIKRIGRDRFVRNVLIAAGNSGEVGLAGTVRALLGDASPLVRGAAIWALARLVSDAEYSERAAIGLMTESDDAVREEWRLARPTRAHA from the coding sequence ATGCGGACCTCGACTTCTGACGCCGCAAAACTGCGCGCGCTGATCGACGCGGAGGCGCAGCGCGCCGGCTTCGATGCCATAGCCGTCACCACCCCCGATGCGATCCCGCTGGCGCCGGCGCGCCTGGCCGAATTCGTCGCCGACGGTTTTCACGGTTCGATGGGCTGGATCGCCGAGACGATTGCGCGCCGCAGCGAGCCTTCCACGCTGTGGCCTGAAGTGCGCTCAATCGTCGTTCTGGCGATGAATTACGGGCCGGACCATGATCCGCGCGACCTGCAGGCCAGGCACGACCGGGGCGCCATCTCGGTCTATGCGCAGAACCGCGACTATCACGATGTGATGAAGGGCCGGCTGAAGGAAATCGCCGGCAAGATCGTCGCGCGCGCCGGCGGCGACGTGAAGGTGTTCGTCGACACCGCACCAGTGATGGAAAAGCCGCTGGCCGAGGCCGCCGGCCTTGGCTGGCAGGGAAAACACACCAACCTGGTCAGCCGTGAGCACGGCTCCTGGCTGTTTCTCGGCACCATCTTCACCACGGCCGAACTCGCGCCCGACCGCGCCGAGATCGACCATTGCGGCTCCTGCCGCGCCTGCCTCGACGCTTGCCCGACCGACGCTTTCCCGGCGCCCTACCGGCTCGATGCGCGGCGCTGCATTTCGTACCTCACCATCGAGAACAAGGGGCCGATTCCGCATGAATTCCGCGAGGCGATCGGCAACCGCATCTATGGCTGCGACGACTGCCTCGCCGCCTGTCCCTGGAACAAGTTCGCCCGGGCAGCTTCCGAAGCAAAACTCGCCGCGCGCTACGATTTGCGTGAGCCGCCACTCGCCGACCTGCTTGAATTGGACGACGCGGCCTTCCGCGCCTTCTTTTCCGGCTCGCCGATCAAACGCATCGGCCGCGACCGTTTTGTGCGCAACGTGCTGATCGCCGCCGGCAATTCCGGCGAGGTCGGGCTGGCTGGCACGGTGCGTGCGCTGCTTGGAGACGCCTCGCCCCTGGTGCGGGGCGCGGCAATATGGGCGCTGGCGCGGCTGGTATCCGATGCCGAATATTCCGAACGGGCCGCGATCGGCCTGATGACCGAGAGCGATGATGCCGTGCGCGAGGAATGGCGTCTGGCGCGACCAACCAGGGCACATGCATGA
- a CDS encoding glutathione S-transferase family protein: MLTLFHHPMFATCRFVRLAFGEYGEELALIEEKPWTRRKEFLALNPAGTLPILLAEGDVPIVGATVISEYLDETRGVLKRDKRLFAEDPMQRAEIRRLIDWYLNKAESEVTRHLVRERVLKPIMPETAGGGSPDSGAIRAARANIRQHMKYTNWLAGTRHWLAGGRVTYADLAAAATLSVLDYLGEIDWREHAAAREWYTRVKSRPSFRPLLTDRVRGLSPVSHYADLDF, translated from the coding sequence ATGCTGACGCTTTTCCACCATCCCATGTTCGCAACCTGCCGCTTCGTCCGCCTCGCCTTTGGCGAGTATGGCGAGGAACTGGCGCTGATCGAGGAAAAGCCGTGGACGCGGCGCAAGGAGTTCTTGGCGCTGAACCCGGCCGGCACGCTGCCGATCCTGCTCGCCGAAGGCGACGTGCCGATCGTCGGTGCGACGGTGATCTCGGAATATCTCGACGAGACGCGCGGGGTGCTCAAGCGCGACAAACGGCTGTTCGCCGAGGACCCGATGCAGCGCGCCGAAATCCGCCGGCTGATCGACTGGTACCTCAACAAGGCCGAGAGCGAGGTTACGAGGCATCTGGTGCGCGAACGCGTGCTGAAGCCGATCATGCCGGAAACGGCGGGCGGCGGCTCGCCCGATTCGGGTGCCATCCGTGCGGCGCGCGCCAACATTCGCCAGCACATGAAATACACCAACTGGTTGGCCGGCACGCGCCATTGGCTTGCCGGCGGCAGGGTCACCTATGCCGACCTCGCGGCCGCCGCGACCCTGTCGGTGCTCGACTATCTCGGCGAGATCGACTGGCGCGAACACGCCGCGGCGCGCGAATGGTATACAAGGGTGAAGTCGCGGCCCTCCTTCCGGCCGCTCTTGACCGACCGCGTGCGCGGCCTGTCGCCGGTGTCGCATTATGCGGACCTCGACTTCTGA
- a CDS encoding undecaprenyl-diphosphate phosphatase codes for MESQTIVEALLLGLLEGLTEFIPVSSTGHILLAGHFLGFHSTGKAFEILIQLGAILAILSVYFRRLWQMLLDLPHDRLTRHFVIGILIAFLPAAIIGALAHDFIKTVLFESPRLICIMLIIGGVILLAVDRMNLKPVYRDVERFPTRLYLQIGLFQCLSLIPGTSRSGSTIVGALLLGVDKRAAAEFSFFLAIPTMVGAFAFDLFKNRNVLTTADLPIIAIGFVAAFVTALVVVRYLLDYVSRNGYSLFGWWRLVVGIVGLVALMIWG; via the coding sequence ATGGAAAGCCAGACCATCGTCGAAGCCCTGCTGCTCGGCCTGCTGGAGGGGCTGACCGAGTTCATACCAGTGTCCTCGACCGGCCATATCCTGCTCGCCGGCCATTTCCTCGGCTTCCACTCGACCGGCAAGGCCTTCGAGATCCTGATCCAGCTTGGCGCCATCCTGGCGATCCTGAGCGTCTACTTCCGCCGCCTGTGGCAGATGCTGCTCGACCTGCCGCATGACCGGCTGACGCGGCATTTCGTCATCGGCATCCTGATCGCCTTCCTGCCGGCGGCCATCATCGGCGCGCTGGCGCATGATTTCATCAAGACGGTGCTGTTCGAATCGCCACGGCTGATCTGCATCATGCTGATCATCGGCGGCGTCATCCTGCTGGCTGTCGATCGCATGAACCTGAAGCCCGTATATCGCGACGTCGAGCGCTTCCCGACCAGGCTTTACCTGCAGATCGGGCTTTTCCAGTGCCTGTCGCTGATCCCCGGCACATCGCGCTCCGGCTCGACCATCGTCGGCGCGCTGCTTTTGGGCGTCGACAAGCGGGCGGCGGCGGAATTTTCGTTCTTCCTGGCGATCCCGACCATGGTCGGCGCCTTTGCTTTCGACCTGTTCAAGAACCGCAACGTGCTGACCACGGCGGATTTGCCCATCATCGCCATCGGCTTCGTCGCCGCCTTCGTCACGGCCTTGGTCGTCGTCCGCTACCTGCTCGATTACGTCTCACGCAACGGCTACTCGCTGTTCGGCTGGTGGCGGCTGGTGGTGGGGATTGTCGGTCTGGTGGCGTTGATGATTTGGGGGTGA
- a CDS encoding YraN family protein: MAERPSASRQKAYRRGHRGEWLAAVALMLKGYRILARRHRTRFGEIDLIARRGDLVLFVEVKARRTLMEAMEAIGHESERRIEAAADIWLSRQADYGRLSMRFDMVAVLPWRWPVHVENAFYGRN, from the coding sequence GTGGCTGAGCGCCCGAGCGCCAGCCGCCAAAAGGCCTATCGGCGCGGCCATCGCGGCGAATGGCTGGCCGCAGTGGCGCTGATGCTGAAAGGCTACCGGATTCTCGCGCGCCGCCATCGCACCCGCTTCGGCGAGATCGACCTGATCGCGCGGCGCGGCGACCTGGTGCTGTTCGTCGAGGTCAAGGCGCGCCGCACGCTGATGGAAGCCATGGAAGCGATCGGCCATGAATCGGAGCGCCGCATCGAGGCCGCCGCCGACATCTGGCTGTCGCGGCAGGCGGACTATGGCAGGCTGTCGATGCGCTTCGACATGGTCGCGGTGCTGCCCTGGCGCTGGCCGGTGCATGTCGAGAACGCGTTTTATGGGAGGAATTGA
- the rsmI gene encoding 16S rRNA (cytidine(1402)-2'-O)-methyltransferase, with amino-acid sequence MTDETSRRSYVVGQTEIPARPLEPALYLVATPIGNLADITLRALETLAAADIVACEDTRVSRVLLDRYGIRRRTTAYHEHNAGEAGPKLIAALQAGQSVALISDAGTPLVSDPGYRLVGEAIDHGIRVVPIPGPSAPLAALTASGLPSDAFLFAGFLPVKSGQRLTRLEALKAVPATLIFFESPRRLAESLGAMVEALGGERKAAIGRELTKTFEEMRIGTLQVLADHYAAADTPKGEIVVCVGPAEAKADEPADIDRLLLSLAAEMPASKAAAEAAKMTGGQKQALYRRLLELRDRP; translated from the coding sequence GTGACCGATGAGACGAGCAGGCGCAGCTATGTGGTCGGGCAGACCGAAATCCCCGCCCGTCCGCTCGAGCCGGCGCTCTATCTGGTGGCCACGCCGATCGGCAATCTCGCCGACATCACGCTGCGCGCGCTGGAGACGCTCGCCGCCGCCGACATCGTCGCTTGCGAGGACACAAGGGTGTCGCGCGTGCTGCTCGACCGCTACGGCATCCGCCGCCGCACCACGGCCTATCACGAACACAATGCCGGTGAGGCCGGGCCGAAACTGATCGCAGCGCTTCAGGCCGGACAGAGCGTGGCGTTGATTTCCGATGCCGGCACGCCGCTGGTCTCCGATCCTGGCTACCGGCTGGTCGGCGAGGCGATTGACCACGGCATTCGCGTCGTGCCGATCCCCGGCCCGTCGGCGCCGCTTGCCGCGCTGACGGCATCCGGCCTGCCCTCCGACGCCTTCCTGTTCGCCGGATTTTTGCCAGTCAAATCAGGCCAGCGGCTGACCCGGCTGGAAGCCCTGAAAGCCGTGCCGGCGACCTTGATCTTCTTCGAATCGCCGCGCCGGCTGGCAGAATCCCTTGGCGCCATGGTCGAAGCCCTCGGCGGCGAGCGCAAGGCCGCCATCGGCAGGGAATTGACCAAGACTTTTGAGGAAATGCGCATCGGCACGCTGCAAGTGCTCGCCGACCATTATGCGGCGGCCGATACGCCGAAGGGCGAGATCGTCGTCTGCGTCGGCCCGGCTGAAGCGAAGGCCGACGAACCGGCGGATATCGACCGCCTGCTTTTGTCGCTCGCTGCCGAAATGCCGGCTTCCAAGGCGGCGGCTGAGGCCGCCAAGATGACCGGCGGCCAGAAGCAGGCGCTTTACCGGCGGCTGCTGGAGCTTAGGGACAGACCATGA
- a CDS encoding low molecular weight protein tyrosine phosphatase family protein has protein sequence MKNVLFVCSQNRLRSPTAEQVFSTRRDIEVASAGTNHDADTPLTHDLVAWADIIFVMEKAHRTKLQKKFKTSLKKARIICLDIPDDYEFMDLELISLLKARVSRYLG, from the coding sequence GTGAAAAACGTCCTCTTCGTCTGCAGCCAGAACCGCTTGCGCAGCCCGACCGCCGAGCAGGTGTTTTCCACGCGCCGGGATATCGAGGTTGCGTCGGCGGGGACCAACCACGACGCCGACACGCCGCTGACGCATGATTTGGTCGCCTGGGCCGACATCATCTTCGTCATGGAAAAGGCGCACCGCACCAAACTGCAGAAGAAGTTCAAGACGAGCCTGAAGAAGGCCCGAATCATCTGTCTCGATATACCGGACGATTACGAATTCATGGACCTGGAGCTGATTAGCCTTCTGAAGGCCCGCGTTTCTCGGTATCTGGGGTGA
- the hemW gene encoding radical SAM family heme chaperone HemW, with protein sequence MSMLLDRTPGFGVYIHWPFCAAKCPYCDFNSHVRHQPVDQERFAAAFEAELATMRQRTGPRDVTSIFLGGGTPSLMKPETVARVLDAVAKNWTAPDGIEVTLEANPSSVEAERFRGYRAAGVNRVSLGVQALNDKDLRFLGRLHNVEEALHAIGLAREIFPRLSFDLIYARPDQTPEAWASELEQAIGHAADHLSLYQLTIEEGTPFHALHAAKKFIIPDNDHAADLYALTQEITTAHGLPAYEISNHARPGAESRHNLTYWRYGEYVGVGPGAHGRFVEHGRRTVTIAERMPETWANLVEAKGHGVTGGEILTRSEEADEFLLMGLRLAEGIDLARYEAFSGRGLSSARLSTLQGEGLVAPIGNARLRATPAGMIVLDAVVADLAR encoded by the coding sequence ATGAGCATGCTGCTCGACCGCACGCCCGGCTTCGGCGTCTACATCCATTGGCCATTCTGCGCGGCCAAGTGCCCCTATTGCGACTTCAACAGCCATGTCCGCCACCAGCCGGTCGACCAGGAGCGCTTTGCCGCCGCCTTCGAGGCGGAACTCGCGACCATGCGCCAGCGCACCGGACCGCGCGACGTGACCAGCATTTTCCTCGGCGGCGGCACGCCCTCGCTGATGAAGCCGGAAACGGTAGCCAGGGTTCTGGACGCCGTGGCGAAGAACTGGACGGCGCCTGACGGTATCGAGGTGACGCTGGAGGCCAACCCGTCCTCGGTCGAGGCGGAACGGTTTCGCGGTTACCGGGCGGCGGGGGTCAATCGCGTCTCGCTCGGCGTGCAGGCGCTGAACGACAAGGATTTGCGCTTCCTCGGCCGGTTGCACAATGTCGAGGAAGCGTTGCACGCCATCGGGCTGGCGCGGGAGATCTTTCCGCGCCTGTCCTTCGACCTGATCTACGCCCGGCCCGACCAGACGCCGGAGGCTTGGGCATCCGAGCTCGAACAGGCGATCGGCCATGCCGCCGATCATCTGTCGCTCTACCAGCTGACCATCGAGGAAGGCACGCCCTTCCACGCCCTGCATGCGGCGAAGAAATTCATCATCCCCGACAACGACCACGCCGCCGATCTCTATGCGTTGACGCAGGAGATCACCACGGCGCACGGCCTGCCGGCCTATGAGATTTCCAACCACGCCAGGCCCGGCGCCGAGAGCCGGCACAATCTGACCTATTGGCGCTATGGCGAATATGTCGGCGTCGGCCCCGGCGCCCATGGCCGCTTCGTCGAACATGGCCGCCGCACGGTGACGATCGCCGAGCGGATGCCGGAAACCTGGGCCAACCTCGTCGAGGCCAAGGGCCATGGCGTCACCGGCGGCGAAATCCTGACGCGCTCGGAGGAGGCCGACGAGTTCCTGCTGATGGGGTTGCGTCTGGCCGAAGGCATCGACCTCGCGCGCTACGAGGCGTTTTCCGGCCGCGGCCTGTCGAGCGCCCGGCTGTCGACGCTGCAGGGCGAGGGGCTGGTGGCGCCCATAGGCAATGCGCGGCTCCGCGCCACACCGGCCGGCATGATCGTGCTCGACGCCGTGGTGGCGGATCTGGCGCGATAG
- the rdgB gene encoding RdgB/HAM1 family non-canonical purine NTP pyrophosphatase, whose amino-acid sequence MHTLDGKKIVVASHNAGKLREFADLMGPFGFEAKSAKDFGLPEPDETGTTFEENAYIKALAAAKATGLPALSDDSGLCVDALDGAPGVYTANWAETPDGSRDFGMAMQRTEVALQEVGAAAVEQRKGRFVAVICLAFPDGEAEYYRGEAEGTLVWPPRGELGFGYDPVFLPNGFEKTFGEMSAEEKHGWKPGQATALSHRARAFQKFAEARLNLARLGSA is encoded by the coding sequence ATGCATACTCTTGATGGCAAGAAGATCGTCGTCGCCAGCCACAATGCCGGCAAGCTGCGCGAATTCGCCGATTTGATGGGGCCATTCGGCTTCGAGGCGAAGTCGGCCAAGGACTTTGGCCTGCCGGAGCCGGACGAGACCGGCACGACTTTCGAGGAGAATGCCTACATCAAGGCGCTGGCCGCCGCAAAGGCCACCGGGCTGCCGGCGCTTTCGGATGATTCCGGCCTGTGCGTCGACGCGCTCGACGGCGCGCCCGGCGTCTACACCGCCAACTGGGCCGAAACCCCTGATGGTTCGCGCGATTTCGGCATGGCCATGCAGCGCACCGAAGTGGCGTTGCAGGAAGTCGGCGCCGCCGCTGTCGAACAGCGCAAGGGCCGCTTTGTCGCCGTCATCTGCCTCGCCTTCCCCGATGGCGAGGCAGAATATTATCGCGGCGAGGCCGAAGGCACGCTGGTCTGGCCGCCGCGCGGCGAGCTTGGCTTCGGTTATGATCCGGTGTTCTTGCCCAACGGCTTCGAAAAAACCTTCGGCGAGATGAGCGCCGAGGAAAAGCACGGCTGGAAACCCGGCCAGGCCACGGCACTCTCACATCGCGCCCGTGCTTTCCAGAAATTCGCCGAGGCACGCCTTAACTTGGCGAGATTGGGCTCGGCATGA
- a CDS encoding VOC family protein, with protein sequence MIPSAILESALYVTDLTAAEAFYTDILGLTLLGKVDGRHLFFRCGAGVLLVFNAEATRIPPAPDARLKVPPHGTVGEGHLCFAATADELAGWKAHLGAKRIAIESEFEWPQGGRSIYIRDPSGNSIEFAEPRIWGL encoded by the coding sequence GTGATACCCTCCGCCATCCTGGAATCCGCTCTATACGTCACCGACCTCACGGCCGCCGAAGCCTTCTACACCGACATCCTCGGCCTCACCCTTCTCGGCAAGGTCGACGGCCGCCACCTCTTCTTCCGTTGCGGAGCCGGCGTGCTGCTCGTCTTCAACGCCGAGGCAACCAGGATCCCGCCGGCGCCCGACGCGCGGCTGAAAGTGCCACCGCATGGCACGGTCGGCGAAGGTCATCTCTGCTTTGCGGCGACCGCTGACGAACTCGCCGGCTGGAAAGCGCATCTGGGGGCCAAAAGAATCGCCATCGAAAGCGAATTCGAATGGCCGCAAGGCGGCCGTTCGATCTATATACGCGACCCCTCGGGCAATTCGATCGAGTTCGCCGAGCCGAGAATCTGGGGCCTTTGA
- the rph gene encoding ribonuclease PH, which yields MRPSKRQFDEMRAISFERGVSKHAEGSCLVKFGDTHVLCTASLEEKVPGWMRNSGKGWVTAEYGMLPRSTGERMRREASAGKQGGRTLEIQRLIGRSLRAVVDLQALGEQQITVDCDVIQADGGTRTASITGGWVALYDCLRWMEARQMASVSKVLKDHVAAISCGIHDGQPVIDLDYLEDSSAGTDANFVMTGKGGIVEIQGTAEGEPFSEDQLGELMGLAKKGIQRLVSLQQMAVA from the coding sequence ATGCGCCCCTCCAAACGCCAATTCGACGAAATGCGCGCCATCTCCTTCGAGCGCGGCGTCTCCAAGCACGCCGAAGGTTCGTGCCTGGTGAAGTTCGGCGATACCCATGTCCTGTGCACGGCAAGCCTCGAGGAAAAGGTCCCGGGCTGGATGCGCAATTCCGGCAAGGGCTGGGTGACGGCCGAATATGGCATGCTGCCGCGCTCCACCGGTGAGCGCATGCGCCGCGAGGCTTCCGCCGGCAAGCAGGGCGGCCGCACGCTGGAAATCCAGCGCCTCATCGGCCGTTCGCTGCGTGCCGTGGTCGATTTGCAGGCGCTGGGCGAACAGCAGATCACCGTCGATTGCGACGTCATCCAGGCCGATGGCGGCACCCGCACCGCCTCGATCACCGGCGGCTGGGTGGCACTGTATGACTGCCTGCGCTGGATGGAAGCCCGGCAGATGGCCAGTGTTTCGAAGGTGCTGAAGGACCATGTCGCGGCGATTTCCTGTGGCATCCATGACGGCCAACCGGTCATCGACCTCGATTATCTCGAGGATTCCTCGGCCGGCACCGACGCCAATTTCGTCATGACCGGCAAGGGCGGCATCGTCGAGATCCAGGGCACCGCCGAGGGCGAGCCTTTTTCCGAGGATCAGTTAGGGGAATTGATGGGCCTGGCCAAGAAGGGCATCCAGAGGCTGGTGAGTTTGCAGCAGATGGCGGTGGCTTAG